The proteins below are encoded in one region of Bremerella sp. P1:
- a CDS encoding DUF1559 domain-containing protein — MNCRLSKHRGFTLVELLVVIAIIGVLIALLLPAVQQAREAARRMQCSNNLKQLGLALHNYHDTHQEFPIAHFITDPTERPASWLVRIWPFIEQSAAYEQCTFIGSDWSGRGFDRNWRVTTNLFVEGLNCPSSPMDRFHSQSAGSEMTSDGAPSTVEYQIADYCGVGGTYGDGKSHWYGYHGRNDYSGVFIATDSKNSQVTAFKDITDGTSNTLAIGEQSDYVRIDNGSGNVVKKDYRDFSWHGGAWSGGGGGETSDGYWNGHSSFRVGINFVASGNHSPHGIGDYWYGRRGHHSPFCSPHPGGALFTLADGSTRFVSEHMNFDTLRSLGNRADGRVVGEY; from the coding sequence ATGAATTGCCGGCTCTCGAAGCATCGCGGCTTTACCCTTGTCGAATTACTAGTAGTGATCGCCATCATTGGTGTGCTGATCGCCTTGCTGTTGCCTGCCGTCCAGCAAGCTCGTGAAGCTGCCCGACGTATGCAGTGCAGCAACAATCTCAAACAGCTTGGATTGGCACTGCACAACTATCACGATACGCACCAAGAGTTTCCGATCGCTCACTTTATCACCGATCCGACCGAGCGACCCGCTAGTTGGCTCGTGCGAATTTGGCCGTTCATCGAACAATCGGCAGCTTACGAGCAGTGCACGTTTATCGGTAGTGACTGGTCTGGCCGCGGATTCGACCGCAACTGGCGCGTCACAACTAACCTCTTTGTGGAAGGACTGAACTGCCCTTCCAGCCCAATGGATCGCTTCCACTCGCAATCGGCCGGTAGCGAAATGACCAGTGATGGCGCTCCTTCGACGGTCGAATATCAAATCGCTGACTACTGCGGCGTGGGCGGAACGTACGGCGACGGCAAATCGCACTGGTATGGCTACCACGGCCGTAACGACTACTCCGGTGTGTTCATCGCCACCGACTCGAAGAACTCGCAGGTCACCGCGTTCAAAGACATCACCGACGGAACCAGTAACACGCTGGCAATCGGCGAACAGTCCGACTACGTCCGCATCGACAATGGTAGCGGCAACGTCGTGAAGAAAGATTACCGCGACTTCAGCTGGCACGGTGGTGCCTGGAGTGGTGGCGGCGGCGGTGAGACCAGTGACGGCTACTGGAACGGTCACTCCTCCTTCCGCGTTGGTATCAACTTTGTCGCCTCGGGCAATCACAGCCCGCACGGGATTGGTGACTACTGGTACGGTCGCCGTGGGCATCACTCGCCATTCTGCTCGCCACATCCAGGCGGAGCTTTATTCACCCTCGCCGATGGCTCGACTCGATTCGTCAGCGAACATATGAACTTCGACACGCTCCGCAGCCTGGGCAACCGTGCCGATGGCCGTGTTGTTGGCGAGTACTAA
- a CDS encoding DUF1559 domain-containing protein: protein MKRPLRKRLGFTLVELLVVIAIIGVLIALLLPAVQQAREAARRMQCTNNLKQLGIALHTYNDTFRALPMGVLEQHNWRVGVLPYIEQNNLYDQLDFSATFRGDQNNANTPLLSGTAVDTFVCPSSPLDPNMNPGWNGLKYQYHHYMGVSGAVGTSVGTCQKFYGWNCDNGPFSVNKKVKLAELTDGTSNTMIVGEQSERVKYTGSGLGSWPFAEGKTMSPGGYHAGWEGPGNLSQTGSQYGIMSGIVPIQYGPNATCPDPWDCGYSYINSTILASAHPGGINILLADGSVRFIAETIDLNNFKLLALKSDGEVVKFD from the coding sequence ATGAAGCGTCCGCTTCGGAAACGCCTTGGCTTCACGCTTGTTGAGCTGTTGGTGGTAATTGCCATTATTGGGGTGTTGATCGCCTTGCTGTTGCCTGCCGTTCAGCAAGCTCGAGAAGCTGCCAGGCGAATGCAATGCACGAACAATCTCAAACAACTCGGTATCGCTTTGCATACCTACAACGACACGTTTCGGGCATTGCCGATGGGCGTGCTGGAACAACACAATTGGCGCGTCGGCGTACTTCCGTACATCGAACAAAACAATCTGTACGATCAGCTCGACTTCTCAGCTACCTTTCGAGGTGATCAAAACAACGCGAATACTCCGCTGTTGAGCGGGACGGCCGTCGATACGTTTGTCTGCCCGTCGAGCCCATTGGATCCGAACATGAATCCTGGCTGGAACGGACTGAAGTATCAGTACCATCACTACATGGGCGTGAGCGGCGCGGTCGGCACAAGCGTGGGAACGTGCCAGAAGTTCTATGGCTGGAACTGTGACAACGGACCGTTCTCGGTCAACAAGAAGGTGAAGCTGGCCGAACTTACCGATGGTACCTCCAACACGATGATCGTTGGCGAACAATCGGAACGTGTGAAGTACACCGGTTCAGGCCTCGGATCATGGCCTTTCGCGGAAGGCAAGACGATGTCGCCAGGCGGTTACCATGCTGGCTGGGAAGGCCCAGGCAACCTCAGCCAAACCGGTTCGCAGTACGGCATCATGTCGGGCATCGTTCCTATTCAATATGGTCCGAACGCGACATGTCCCGATCCTTGGGATTGCGGCTACAGCTATATCAACTCAACCATCCTCGCCTCCGCTCATCCTGGCGGCATCAACATCTTGCTGGCCGACGGATCGGTTCGTTTCATTGCAGAAACGATCGATCTCAACAATTTCAAATTGTTGGCACTCAAGAGTGATGGTGAAGTCGTGAAGTTCGACTAG
- a CDS encoding DUF1559 domain-containing protein, which translates to MFTKGSSSGRSAFTLVELLVVIAIIGVLIALLLPAVQQAREAARKIQCRNNLKQSVLAMHNYHDTFSTLPAYRRDNTFWGWAAQLLPFMEQDNLSEAVGVNSNTFPQAVDGTAGTNATAALATVLPNLRCPSTTAPETFEHNSVLYGVISYAASRGYGQAGWDADKAANTGAVNKVGLEFSAITDGLSNTFAIGEASAKAGGWESGPRGWAFWAGTPGNGYLERQNTLSRCVSFPMNATAHWGFTSAHTEGAYFAFCDGSVQFISEHIEFDKNGVSNGWFGGDSVHADIYANASGMGVYQLLGVRDDGQTVSLP; encoded by the coding sequence ATGTTTACCAAAGGATCTTCGTCCGGCCGTTCGGCGTTTACCTTGGTCGAATTGTTGGTCGTCATTGCCATTATTGGTGTGTTGATTGCTCTGCTTCTGCCCGCTGTTCAACAGGCTCGTGAAGCGGCTCGCAAAATCCAATGCCGCAACAATCTGAAGCAGAGCGTCTTGGCGATGCACAACTATCACGACACGTTCTCGACTTTGCCGGCCTACCGCAGAGACAACACCTTCTGGGGCTGGGCTGCTCAACTCTTGCCGTTCATGGAACAGGACAACCTGAGTGAAGCGGTCGGCGTTAACTCGAATACTTTCCCTCAAGCCGTCGATGGAACGGCCGGCACGAATGCCACCGCGGCCCTGGCTACGGTCCTGCCGAACTTGCGATGTCCTTCGACGACCGCACCCGAGACCTTCGAACACAACTCGGTGCTGTATGGCGTGATCAGCTACGCGGCCAGCCGAGGCTATGGTCAGGCAGGCTGGGACGCCGACAAGGCAGCCAACACCGGTGCCGTCAACAAAGTAGGTTTGGAGTTCTCGGCCATTACCGATGGTCTCTCCAATACGTTCGCTATCGGTGAAGCTTCGGCCAAGGCTGGTGGTTGGGAGTCGGGTCCGCGCGGTTGGGCTTTCTGGGCCGGAACACCTGGTAACGGCTACCTGGAACGTCAGAATACGCTATCGCGTTGCGTTTCCTTTCCAATGAACGCGACAGCACATTGGGGCTTCACCAGTGCTCATACCGAGGGAGCCTACTTCGCTTTTTGCGATGGCTCGGTGCAGTTCATTTCCGAGCATATCGAGTTCGATAAGAACGGCGTTTCCAATGGATGGTTCGGTGGTGATTCGGTTCATGCCGACATCTACGCCAACGCATCAGGCATGGGCGTGTATCAGTTGCTCGGCGTTCGCGACGACGGACAAACGGTAAGTCTGCCGTAG
- a CDS encoding DUF1559 domain-containing protein: MKTKLERSTRSAFTLVELLVVIAIIGVLIALLLPAVQQAREAARRMQCSNNLKQLGLALHNYHDTNGAFPMVSYVDNTNRPASWLVRIWPFIEQSAAYDQCTFQSDWTGIGFDRNWRVTTTLYVDSLNCPSNPMDRFLTQTSSIATQNDGAPAEVQYQRADYVGVGGGYNMSGATPSHWYGYHGMNDYNGIFVAIDSRNPTTTSFRDITDGTSNTLAVGEQSNFIRSLNTSTGEVTFHDSREYGHRGGAWSGGGGHNGNGSWYGNWEGHSSIRVGINYSHTSGYNNPLGTGNDPNKGGRSGHHTIFTSAHPGGALFVLGDGSTRFVSENITLETLRNLANRADGNVLGEF, encoded by the coding sequence ATGAAAACGAAACTGGAACGTTCAACTCGTTCTGCATTTACCTTGGTCGAATTGCTTGTGGTGATCGCCATTATTGGCGTGCTCATCGCACTGCTACTGCCTGCCGTGCAACAGGCTCGCGAAGCTGCACGTCGCATGCAGTGCAGCAATAACCTGAAACAGCTTGGCTTGGCCCTGCACAACTATCACGACACCAACGGCGCTTTTCCGATGGTCTCGTACGTCGACAACACGAACCGGCCTGCAAGCTGGTTGGTGCGGATCTGGCCGTTCATCGAGCAATCGGCCGCCTACGACCAGTGCACGTTCCAAAGCGACTGGACGGGGATTGGCTTCGATCGTAACTGGCGCGTCACGACGACTCTGTATGTCGATTCGCTGAACTGCCCTTCCAACCCGATGGACCGCTTCCTGACGCAGACTTCCAGCATTGCGACCCAGAATGATGGTGCACCAGCGGAAGTTCAGTACCAACGTGCCGACTACGTTGGCGTGGGTGGCGGTTACAACATGTCTGGTGCGACCCCATCGCATTGGTACGGCTACCACGGGATGAACGACTACAACGGTATCTTTGTGGCGATCGACAGCCGCAACCCGACCACGACCTCGTTCCGCGACATCACCGACGGTACGAGCAACACGTTGGCCGTGGGCGAGCAGTCGAACTTCATCCGTTCGCTCAATACATCGACCGGCGAAGTCACCTTCCATGATTCTCGCGAGTACGGACACCGTGGCGGTGCCTGGAGCGGTGGCGGCGGTCACAATGGAAACGGTTCGTGGTACGGCAACTGGGAAGGACATTCGTCCATCCGGGTTGGTATCAACTACTCACACACCAGCGGATACAACAACCCACTGGGAACCGGTAACGATCCCAACAAGGGAGGCCGCTCGGGCCACCATACGATCTTCACGTCCGCCCACCCCGGCGGTGCCCTGTTTGTTTTGGGCGATGGATCGACGCGATTTGTCAGCGAGAACATCACGTTGGAAACGCTGCGTAACCTGGCCAACCGTGCCGACGGCAACGTCCTCGGCGAGTTCTAA
- a CDS encoding sulfatase family protein produces MPRISFFLSALLLCAIALPALADDRPNFIIFIADDVSWNDFGCYGSETARTPNIDALAASGMKFTNAYLTASSCSPSRCSIITGRYPHNNGAASELHRPLPAHLVKFPKLLKEAGYYTALAGKDHMPQDNADEKAVWDDKRGTNVPGNSGGEGHWVDVVQKRPKDKPFFFWFAATDAHRGWDADRQWQADNYGPKHNPDDVKVSPYMRNEPATRDDLASYHNEITRFDYYIGQVCEELKAQDAFDNTLIIVMADNGRPFPRGKTRVHDSGMKTPFVVSWPKGIEDAGATNNKLVSVIDICPTFLSLAGVKVPEQAQGVSFAQLLENTQNLSERGYAFSEHNWHDYEAHGRAVRKGQGILYIRNARPEKAWLGPADSVSSPSHKDIVDAKDKLTDAQADVLLAPRPTEELYDTSKDPLQVNNLVGSQEYAKHLVEMRQVMDKWQKETGDSVPENYTTDFYDRETGYIDSKTGERIKGNRPYGDWSGKEYNADKINASGLK; encoded by the coding sequence ATGCCTCGCATCTCTTTCTTCCTTTCGGCCTTGCTGCTGTGCGCTATCGCATTGCCTGCCTTGGCCGACGATCGCCCGAACTTCATCATCTTCATTGCCGACGACGTCAGCTGGAACGACTTCGGTTGTTACGGCAGCGAAACGGCTCGTACGCCGAACATCGATGCCTTGGCGGCCAGCGGGATGAAGTTTACCAACGCGTATCTCACCGCCAGCAGCTGTAGCCCCAGCCGGTGCAGCATCATCACCGGTCGGTACCCGCACAACAACGGGGCAGCCAGCGAACTGCATCGTCCATTGCCGGCGCACCTGGTCAAGTTCCCCAAGTTGCTCAAAGAAGCTGGTTACTACACGGCTTTGGCAGGCAAGGACCACATGCCGCAAGACAACGCCGACGAGAAGGCCGTTTGGGATGACAAGCGGGGGACGAACGTTCCTGGCAACTCTGGCGGGGAAGGGCATTGGGTTGATGTCGTTCAGAAGCGTCCCAAGGACAAGCCGTTCTTTTTCTGGTTCGCAGCGACCGATGCCCACCGTGGCTGGGATGCCGACCGCCAGTGGCAGGCCGACAACTATGGACCGAAGCACAATCCCGACGACGTAAAGGTCTCGCCCTACATGCGGAACGAGCCCGCCACACGCGACGACCTGGCTTCCTACCACAACGAGATCACTCGTTTCGACTATTACATCGGTCAGGTCTGCGAAGAATTGAAAGCCCAAGACGCGTTCGACAACACGCTAATCATCGTGATGGCCGACAACGGTCGTCCTTTCCCACGTGGCAAAACGCGTGTGCACGATAGCGGCATGAAGACCCCGTTCGTCGTCAGCTGGCCCAAGGGGATTGAGGACGCCGGCGCGACCAACAACAAGCTGGTTAGCGTGATCGACATCTGTCCAACATTCCTGAGTCTGGCTGGCGTGAAAGTGCCTGAGCAGGCCCAAGGGGTCAGCTTCGCTCAGCTGCTGGAAAACACGCAAAACCTGTCGGAACGCGGCTACGCTTTCAGCGAGCACAACTGGCACGACTACGAAGCCCATGGCCGCGCGGTCCGCAAAGGTCAGGGGATCCTCTACATCCGCAATGCTCGGCCTGAGAAGGCCTGGCTTGGTCCGGCTGACTCGGTCAGTTCTCCTTCGCACAAAGATATCGTCGACGCGAAAGATAAACTGACCGACGCCCAGGCCGACGTGCTGTTGGCACCTCGTCCTACGGAAGAACTGTATGACACCAGCAAAGACCCACTGCAAGTGAACAACCTGGTAGGCAGCCAGGAGTATGCCAAGCACCTGGTTGAAATGCGGCAGGTCATGGACAAGTGGCAAAAGGAAACGGGCGACAGCGTCCCGGAAAACTACACCACCGACTTCTACGACCGCGAGACCGGCTACATCGACAGCAAGACGGGCGAGCGCATCAAGGGGAATCGCCCCTACGGTGATTGGTCTGGCAAAGAGTATAACGCCGACAAGATCAATGCCAGCGGACTGAAGTAG
- a CDS encoding leucine-rich repeat domain-containing protein, which yields MRFRFSLLSIMVVCLAATSGFSQDLGKAKNSDEAVAALEKMGVFVSKNFLTEQVESVSFREMRFAPNDLSGLKHLSGLKEVSFEEVALSGRDLKALAEAKSIREISFTEVAVTDKDLVPLASLKDLMSLYFYECPIQGRTLGKFPNVERLHVQLLSFDDAGMKQIGSLKKVWSLTLAETKLTNRGATNLEGLKDLQLLTLSDNNISDPAIEALKGLEKLSSLSVNNTNVGDKGLQALTGLKEIDLISAESTKITDKGLDALLELPKLRYLYLDNNNITDEGLKTLCKIKTLDNLQLDDTKVTDAGLPAVLDLPELTILMVQRTGVTKAGADELWSKKMNLRITY from the coding sequence ATGCGATTTCGTTTCTCACTACTCAGTATTATGGTGGTTTGCCTGGCGGCCACATCGGGTTTTTCACAAGATTTGGGCAAAGCAAAGAACAGCGATGAAGCGGTTGCTGCGCTCGAGAAGATGGGTGTATTCGTCAGCAAGAATTTCCTGACAGAACAAGTCGAGTCGGTCTCCTTTCGAGAGATGCGTTTCGCCCCGAATGATCTTTCCGGGCTCAAACACCTTTCGGGACTTAAAGAAGTATCGTTTGAAGAGGTCGCGTTATCCGGAAGAGATTTGAAAGCTCTCGCCGAGGCCAAATCGATTCGCGAGATTAGTTTCACCGAGGTCGCTGTTACGGACAAAGATCTTGTGCCGCTTGCCTCGCTGAAAGACTTGATGAGTCTGTACTTCTACGAGTGTCCGATCCAAGGAAGAACGCTCGGCAAGTTTCCGAACGTGGAACGGCTGCACGTCCAGCTATTGTCCTTCGACGATGCAGGCATGAAACAAATCGGATCCCTGAAGAAAGTCTGGAGTCTGACGCTGGCCGAGACGAAGCTGACCAACCGAGGTGCGACGAATCTCGAGGGGCTTAAGGACCTCCAGTTGTTGACGTTGAGCGACAACAACATCAGTGACCCCGCGATCGAGGCCTTGAAAGGGTTAGAAAAGCTGAGCTCGCTCAGCGTGAACAATACGAACGTGGGAGACAAGGGGCTGCAAGCGCTCACCGGTCTGAAAGAAATCGATCTCATCTCAGCGGAGAGCACCAAGATTACGGATAAGGGACTCGATGCTTTACTTGAACTTCCAAAGCTCAGATACCTTTACCTCGACAACAATAACATCACCGACGAAGGCCTGAAGACGCTTTGCAAGATCAAGACGCTCGACAACCTGCAGCTCGACGATACGAAGGTGACCGACGCAGGTCTTCCAGCGGTCCTTGATTTGCCGGAGCTAACCATCCTGATGGTTCAAAGAACGGGAGTCACCAAAGCAGGGGCGGATGAACTGTGGTCGAAGAAGATGAATCTGCGGATTACCTACTGA
- a CDS encoding sulfatase family protein gives MKSLLSIFALLTVTASIFAAEPKRPNFLIIYTDDLGYGDVSTYHDSDVATPNIDKLAAEGMTFTQMRANCTVCSPSRAALLTGRYPDLVGVPGVIRTKPDNSWGFLKQGVPTLADELKKQGYATACIGKWHLGLESPNTPNERGFDHFHGFLGDMMDSYITHRREGNNYMRYNDREIDPEGHATDLFAQWAHQYICTRGAKKEEPFFLYLAFNAPHFPIEPPKEYLDAVKKAKPELDDKRAKNVAFVQHLDDAVAKVLKALDTFGLAENTVVYFGSDNGGSLPHAQNNDPWRDGKQSHYDGGLKVPFFVRWPGHIQPGSTSDYQGMNFDVFPTFVELAGGTPAADLNAVSLVPLFDGKPMPKKSRDLYFVRREGGQRYGGKAYQAIIRDGWKLMQNDPYLPLELYNLNEDPQEQNDLAKSNRQKFRELQQAMQKQIQAAGSVPWQ, from the coding sequence ATGAAATCCCTTCTCTCGATTTTCGCCTTACTAACTGTCACAGCATCGATCTTCGCTGCCGAACCGAAGCGGCCGAACTTTCTGATCATCTATACCGATGACCTCGGCTACGGGGACGTTTCGACCTATCACGACTCGGACGTGGCCACGCCCAACATCGACAAGCTGGCCGCCGAAGGGATGACCTTCACGCAGATGCGGGCCAACTGTACGGTGTGCTCTCCTTCCCGTGCGGCGCTGCTCACGGGTCGGTACCCAGACCTGGTTGGTGTGCCTGGGGTGATTCGTACCAAGCCGGACAACTCGTGGGGCTTTCTGAAGCAAGGCGTGCCAACGCTGGCCGACGAACTGAAGAAGCAAGGCTACGCCACCGCGTGCATCGGCAAGTGGCACCTGGGGTTGGAGTCTCCCAACACACCCAACGAGCGCGGCTTCGATCACTTCCATGGGTTCCTGGGCGACATGATGGATAGCTACATCACCCATCGCCGCGAAGGGAACAACTACATGCGGTACAACGATCGTGAAATTGATCCTGAGGGGCACGCGACCGATTTGTTCGCTCAGTGGGCGCATCAATACATCTGTACCCGCGGAGCCAAGAAGGAAGAGCCGTTCTTCCTGTACCTGGCTTTCAACGCACCTCACTTCCCAATCGAACCGCCGAAGGAATACCTCGACGCGGTGAAGAAGGCGAAGCCAGAGCTCGATGACAAACGGGCCAAGAACGTCGCGTTCGTTCAGCACTTGGACGATGCGGTCGCCAAGGTGCTGAAGGCTTTGGATACGTTCGGCCTGGCCGAGAATACGGTCGTGTACTTCGGTAGCGACAACGGCGGCAGCCTGCCCCATGCTCAGAACAACGACCCGTGGCGAGACGGCAAGCAAAGCCACTACGACGGCGGCCTGAAGGTTCCGTTCTTCGTGCGTTGGCCTGGCCACATTCAGCCTGGCAGCACCAGCGACTACCAAGGGATGAACTTTGATGTGTTTCCCACGTTCGTCGAACTGGCTGGCGGTACTCCGGCCGCAGACCTGAATGCGGTGAGCCTCGTGCCACTATTCGATGGGAAACCGATGCCCAAGAAGTCGCGCGATCTCTACTTCGTCCGCCGCGAAGGAGGCCAGCGCTACGGCGGCAAAGCATACCAGGCCATCATCCGCGACGGCTGGAAGCTGATGCAGAACGACCCCTATCTGCCGCTGGAGCTCTACAACCTGAACGAAGATCCGCAGGAACAAAACGACCTGGCCAAAAGCAACCGTCAGAAGTTCCGCGAACTGCAACAAGCCATGCAGAAGCAGATTCAAGCGGCCGGTAGCGTGCCGTGGCAGTAG
- a CDS encoding sulfatase-like hydrolase/transferase, giving the protein MNRVLVLLAACLLLVTCSSVFAEEKPNVIFILADDQGSVDAGCYGSKDLHTPHMDSLAVHGVRLTQFYSAAPVCSPSRAGALTGRWPVRAGVPNNCSSKKGGGGALPNEEITLAEMFKDAGYTTAHIGKWHVGYTPETMPLAQGFDYSIGHMGGCIDNYSHFFYWNGPNRHDLWRNGEEVHEDGTYFPQLMADEACAFIEKNQNNPFFIYYAMNTPHYPYQGEAKWLEHFKEVEYPRNLYAAFIASQDDRVGQVLAKLDKLDLRKNTIIIYQSDNGYSTEERAHFGGGNSGPYRGAKFSMFEGGIRLPGIISWPGQLPEGEVRDQMAHACDWMPTLAELTGVKLPETHLDGRSMVAMLKDAAAQSPHFNHPLHWQVGSGKNAAWAVRAGDWKLIANTRDTHEDAQNASFKLFLANITEDPGEQTNLADQNPDIVKRLTKLHDEELAN; this is encoded by the coding sequence ATGAATCGTGTTTTAGTGCTGTTGGCGGCTTGTCTGCTGCTTGTAACTTGCTCTTCCGTGTTCGCGGAGGAAAAGCCGAATGTGATCTTCATTCTGGCCGACGACCAAGGCTCGGTCGATGCCGGATGTTACGGATCGAAGGACCTGCACACGCCGCACATGGACTCGCTGGCCGTGCATGGGGTTCGCTTGACGCAGTTTTACTCGGCCGCCCCGGTCTGTTCACCATCGCGGGCCGGAGCCCTGACGGGGCGTTGGCCGGTACGTGCTGGCGTGCCCAATAACTGTTCGTCGAAAAAGGGGGGCGGCGGTGCGCTGCCCAACGAAGAGATCACGCTGGCCGAAATGTTTAAAGACGCCGGCTACACGACTGCCCATATCGGCAAATGGCACGTCGGCTACACGCCGGAGACGATGCCGTTGGCCCAAGGGTTCGACTACTCGATCGGGCACATGGGTGGCTGCATCGACAACTACTCGCACTTCTTTTACTGGAACGGCCCCAACCGTCACGACCTGTGGCGCAATGGCGAAGAGGTCCACGAGGACGGAACTTACTTCCCGCAGTTGATGGCGGACGAAGCTTGTGCGTTCATCGAAAAGAACCAGAACAACCCGTTCTTCATTTATTACGCGATGAACACGCCGCACTATCCCTATCAAGGCGAAGCGAAGTGGCTCGAGCATTTCAAAGAGGTCGAGTACCCGCGGAATCTGTACGCCGCGTTTATCGCCTCGCAAGACGACCGCGTCGGCCAGGTGCTGGCCAAGCTCGATAAGCTCGACCTGCGGAAGAACACCATCATCATCTACCAGTCCGACAACGGTTACTCGACCGAAGAGCGGGCACACTTCGGCGGCGGCAACAGTGGACCGTATCGCGGTGCCAAGTTCAGCATGTTTGAAGGAGGCATTCGCCTGCCTGGCATCATCAGCTGGCCAGGCCAACTCCCTGAAGGAGAAGTCCGCGATCAAATGGCCCATGCGTGCGACTGGATGCCGACCCTGGCCGAGCTAACCGGCGTAAAGCTTCCCGAGACCCACCTCGATGGCCGCTCGATGGTCGCTATGCTGAAAGATGCCGCGGCCCAATCACCCCACTTCAACCATCCGCTGCACTGGCAGGTCGGTAGCGGCAAGAACGCGGCCTGGGCGGTTCGCGCCGGCGATTGGAAACTGATCGCCAATACCCGCGATACCCACGAAGACGCCCAGAACGCATCGTTCAAACTCTTCCTGGCCAACATCACGGAAGATCCCGGCGAACAGACCAACCTCGCCGATCAAAACCCAGACATCGTCAAGCGATTGACGAAACTGCACGACGAAGAGCTCGCGAACTAA